In one Trichlorobacter lovleyi SZ genomic region, the following are encoded:
- a CDS encoding type I polyketide synthase — translation MKQSEQDRTLTTAGAPLAIIGIGCLFPKSEDKAAYWATIREGVDAITEIPASHWRVDDLYDPNPKTPDKTYGKRGGFLSEVPFNPMEYNIPPNSLEAIDTSQLLGLVAAGQALQDAGYGSDKQFDRSKVSVILGVTGALEMVIPLGARLGHPRWREALKDAGVAPDVAEDVVQRISDSYVGWQENSFPGLLGNVVAGRISKQYDLGGTNCVVDAACASSFSALHLAGMELTTGAADMVVTGGVDTFNDIFMYTCFSKTPALSATGNAKPFDVSADGTILGEGLGLVVLKRLADAERDGDKIYAVVRGIGSSSDGKGEAIYTPSASGQQKAILNACANAGVTLDSIGLLEAHGTGTKVGDAVEVSAAREIFGEADQPWCAISSVKSQIGHAKAAAGSAGLIKAALALHHRVIPPTIKVTKPQDEVTAGRTPFYITTRKRPWITRNNTPRRAGVSAFGFGGSNFHTILEEYRPLQEAAEWDGSVQVLTFSSADAAGLTAQLANISTDIAWNDLRGKAASLRAGFDPKAACRLALTVERSSNLGTLLHTAQTMLAKQPGANWTTPDGICYASGAAVAQPGLLFPGQGAQYVGMLRDLACAFPQLLDSLEQAETTTPGLTDLIYPADRFEQGAAEQQEAELRATQIAQPAIGAVSLGALRLLETFGLKAAAAAGHSYGELTALCAAGLLDETSFHSLSRLRGSLMAAGSGGKGSMLAVSAPLAAVEQMLAEEKINLVIANRNAPTQAVLSGATDQIKLAEAACKSRTLTCKQLPVAAAFHSPLVADAAAPFLAGLADIRWGSGSMPVYANSSAAPYPADMAAAKELLAGQLARPVEFVAQIEAMYAAGIRCFVEVGPGARLSGLVKAILGDKEHSCVALDSSNGKRNGLVDLGRCLAQLSVLGLEINLQLWDEGYHAPAAPAKKPLLVVPLCGANYVKPKPKRPAVAPKPVSAAQPAASSIPVAPAPITVQATAPTASRDALAESLRVTREGMAVLQRMQEETAQLHRRFLEGQETASRTIQTLLSQQQQVLQGGMATIPAMPLAPVTTAAPVMPAPVVQPQPVQAQVIAQPAPVAAQPVSNAVTETLLTVVSEKTGYPIEMLELSMSMDADLGIDSIKRVEILSALQERLPSAPVIGPDQLGVLNTLGQIAEYLGAGAAVAPPASTPVQQVSSVITETMLAVVSEKTGYPIEMLELSMSMDADLGIDSIKRVEILSALQERLPSAPVIGPDQLGVLNTLGQIAEYLGAGAAVVAPAAVSGSQPADSAITETMLSVVSEKTGYPIEMLELTMSMDADLGIDSIKRVEILSCLQERLPSAPVIGPDQLGVLNTLGQIADYLGAGAAPTAAVVTAVSATQPAASNITETMLAVVSDKTGYPVEMLELTMSMDADLGIDSIKRVEILSCLQERLPTAPVIGPDQLGVLNTLGQIADYLSAGTAATAPAPAATPVQPTAAAAPSQTVLNRSRIQAMPVAGGSDTISLAQNGVIVVTDDGSRFSAELCSCLTSQGHGVILTKVLDILELLPMDQVAGLVLVAPADGTDDAFLKNGFQLLKQMAPGLKRASREGGALFATVSRLDGAFGSTEGSELIDPLSGGLAGLSKTARHEWPEVACKAIDLGIFPDRSAAAQAVARELFLNGPIEVGLSAEQRISLPLQDLPELATAATPSVQPGELVVITGGGRGVTAAAAVAMAKAWQPLLVLLGRSPLPEQEPDWLQGMTDEAAIKRAILTHATEKLHPREIEERYQATIAGRELRETMAQIQAVGGRSLYCSVDIRDSQAVADLLADLRKEHGQIRGLVHGAGVLADRLIVDKTREQFNQVYSTKVAGLRSLLDATRADDLRFIALFGSTTGRLGRSGQVDYAVANEVLNKLAQAEARRRVNCRSLCLNWGPWDGGMVTPALKKVFAAEGIGLIPLEAGADLLVKEIAAATGPVEVTVLAGVKGASLSIDAPKPAAPLKEALRLTLNVDDFPFISSHVIDNKAVLPMAMIVEWLAHAALHGNPGFRFHGFNDLRICKGVIIDRSTPCTLQLMAGKAKRQDAFYTVPVELVSSLGEGRSLLHARAEIILANKLPEGIRTIKELPSHPYNQSSAVYDQPYLFHGPDLHGIEQVIGCSDKGIAALVKAAPQPGNWIKQPLRSNWLTDPLVVDSAFQMMILWSFEQFGAGSLPSFAGRYRQFHETFPRDGAQVVIRVTSQQSHSAVADVEFLERANGKLIARLEGYECVIDASLQQAFQRNQLPQAGQSAALVAA, via the coding sequence GTGAAACAATCAGAACAGGATCGCACCCTTACCACTGCCGGAGCACCACTGGCCATTATCGGCATCGGCTGCCTCTTTCCCAAATCAGAGGACAAGGCCGCCTACTGGGCCACCATCCGTGAAGGCGTGGATGCCATCACCGAGATCCCAGCATCCCACTGGCGCGTGGATGATCTCTATGATCCCAACCCCAAGACCCCGGACAAGACCTATGGCAAGCGCGGCGGTTTTCTGTCTGAAGTGCCGTTTAATCCGATGGAATACAACATCCCTCCCAACTCCCTTGAGGCGATTGACACCTCGCAACTGCTGGGCCTGGTTGCTGCCGGTCAGGCGTTGCAGGATGCAGGCTACGGATCAGACAAGCAGTTTGACCGCAGCAAGGTCAGCGTGATTCTGGGGGTAACCGGTGCCCTGGAGATGGTGATTCCGCTGGGTGCCCGCCTGGGTCATCCCCGCTGGCGAGAGGCCCTCAAGGATGCCGGAGTGGCGCCGGATGTGGCCGAAGATGTGGTACAACGTATTTCCGATTCCTACGTGGGCTGGCAGGAAAACTCCTTCCCCGGCCTGCTGGGCAACGTGGTTGCCGGACGGATCAGCAAACAGTACGACCTGGGCGGCACCAACTGCGTGGTTGATGCAGCCTGCGCCAGCTCCTTCAGTGCCCTGCATCTGGCAGGGATGGAACTGACCACCGGTGCTGCTGATATGGTGGTAACCGGCGGGGTGGATACCTTTAACGACATCTTCATGTACACCTGCTTCAGCAAGACCCCGGCCCTGTCTGCCACCGGCAATGCCAAGCCGTTTGATGTTTCTGCCGATGGCACCATCCTGGGCGAAGGCCTGGGCCTGGTGGTCTTGAAGCGTCTGGCTGATGCAGAACGGGATGGCGATAAAATCTATGCAGTTGTCCGTGGTATCGGCTCCTCCAGCGATGGCAAGGGGGAGGCGATCTACACCCCCAGTGCCTCCGGCCAGCAAAAGGCTATCCTGAATGCCTGCGCCAATGCCGGGGTTACCCTGGACAGCATCGGCCTGCTGGAGGCCCACGGCACCGGCACCAAAGTGGGTGACGCGGTTGAGGTTTCTGCTGCACGGGAGATCTTTGGTGAAGCAGACCAACCCTGGTGCGCCATCAGCTCGGTCAAGTCCCAGATCGGCCATGCCAAGGCTGCTGCCGGGTCTGCAGGCCTGATCAAGGCTGCCCTGGCCCTGCACCACCGGGTCATCCCCCCCACTATCAAGGTCACCAAACCACAGGATGAGGTCACTGCTGGACGCACCCCTTTCTACATCACCACCCGCAAACGGCCCTGGATTACCCGCAACAACACCCCCAGACGTGCCGGAGTCAGCGCCTTCGGGTTTGGCGGTTCAAACTTCCACACCATTCTGGAAGAGTACCGTCCCCTGCAGGAGGCTGCAGAATGGGATGGCTCGGTACAGGTGCTGACCTTCAGCAGTGCTGATGCAGCCGGTCTGACCGCACAACTTGCCAACATTTCTACTGATATTGCCTGGAACGACCTGCGTGGCAAGGCAGCCAGCCTGCGGGCCGGTTTTGATCCAAAGGCAGCCTGTCGTCTGGCCCTGACCGTTGAACGCAGTTCCAACCTTGGTACCCTGCTGCATACCGCTCAAACCATGCTGGCCAAACAGCCTGGCGCCAACTGGACCACCCCGGATGGTATCTGCTATGCCAGCGGTGCTGCTGTTGCTCAACCCGGTCTGCTGTTTCCTGGCCAGGGAGCCCAGTATGTAGGCATGCTGCGGGATCTGGCCTGTGCCTTTCCCCAACTGCTGGACAGCCTTGAACAGGCTGAAACCACAACGCCCGGCCTGACTGACCTGATCTACCCTGCTGATCGCTTTGAGCAAGGGGCTGCTGAGCAGCAGGAGGCTGAACTGCGTGCCACCCAGATCGCCCAGCCAGCCATTGGCGCGGTCAGCCTGGGTGCCCTGCGCCTGCTGGAGACATTCGGCCTGAAGGCTGCTGCTGCCGCAGGCCACAGCTATGGTGAACTGACCGCCTTGTGCGCTGCAGGTCTGCTGGATGAAACCTCCTTCCACAGCCTGTCCCGTTTGCGCGGTTCCCTGATGGCTGCGGGCTCTGGCGGCAAGGGCAGCATGCTGGCAGTTTCAGCGCCTCTGGCCGCGGTGGAGCAGATGCTGGCTGAAGAAAAGATCAACCTGGTGATTGCCAACCGCAATGCCCCGACCCAGGCTGTCCTGTCCGGCGCAACCGACCAGATCAAGCTGGCCGAAGCTGCCTGCAAGAGCCGCACACTGACCTGTAAACAGTTGCCGGTTGCTGCTGCCTTCCACAGTCCGCTAGTGGCTGATGCTGCAGCACCGTTTCTGGCCGGTCTGGCAGATATCCGGTGGGGCAGTGGCAGCATGCCGGTCTATGCCAACAGCAGTGCCGCCCCCTACCCGGCTGACATGGCTGCCGCCAAGGAGCTGCTGGCTGGCCAGCTGGCCCGTCCGGTTGAGTTTGTGGCCCAGATTGAAGCGATGTACGCCGCCGGTATCCGTTGTTTTGTTGAGGTTGGCCCTGGTGCCCGCCTGTCCGGTCTGGTCAAGGCGATCCTAGGGGACAAGGAACATAGCTGCGTGGCCCTGGACAGCTCCAATGGCAAGCGTAACGGCCTGGTTGACCTGGGACGCTGCCTTGCGCAACTGAGCGTACTTGGTCTTGAGATCAACCTGCAGCTCTGGGATGAAGGCTATCACGCACCTGCAGCGCCTGCAAAAAAACCACTGCTGGTGGTTCCGCTCTGCGGCGCCAACTATGTCAAACCCAAGCCCAAGCGGCCTGCTGTTGCACCGAAGCCGGTCAGTGCTGCACAGCCAGCCGCCAGTAGCATACCGGTTGCACCGGCCCCAATAACTGTTCAGGCAACAGCACCAACAGCCTCCCGCGATGCCCTGGCAGAATCGTTGCGGGTGACCCGCGAAGGGATGGCAGTGCTGCAACGGATGCAGGAAGAGACCGCCCAACTGCACCGCCGTTTTCTTGAGGGACAGGAGACCGCCTCCCGCACCATCCAGACCCTGCTTTCCCAGCAGCAACAGGTCCTGCAAGGTGGTATGGCAACCATTCCAGCCATGCCGCTTGCACCTGTCACCACGGCTGCACCGGTTATGCCTGCACCAGTTGTACAGCCCCAGCCGGTTCAGGCTCAGGTTATTGCTCAACCAGCCCCTGTTGCTGCACAGCCGGTTTCCAATGCAGTCACCGAGACCCTGCTGACAGTGGTCAGTGAAAAAACCGGCTATCCCATAGAGATGCTGGAACTGTCCATGAGCATGGATGCGGATCTGGGGATTGACTCCATCAAGCGGGTTGAGATCCTCTCCGCCCTGCAGGAGCGACTGCCTTCAGCACCGGTGATCGGTCCTGATCAGCTTGGCGTGCTGAACACCCTGGGACAGATTGCTGAGTATCTGGGAGCCGGTGCAGCTGTTGCACCACCAGCTTCAACACCCGTACAGCAGGTATCCAGTGTAATTACCGAGACCATGCTGGCTGTGGTCAGTGAAAAGACCGGCTATCCCATAGAGATGCTGGAACTGTCCATGAGCATGGATGCTGATCTGGGGATCGACTCCATCAAGCGGGTTGAGATCCTCTCCGCCCTGCAGGAGCGACTGCCTTCAGCACCGGTGATCGGTCCTGATCAGCTTGGTGTGCTGAACACCCTGGGGCAGATCGCTGAGTATCTGGGGGCTGGTGCAGCGGTTGTTGCACCGGCTGCTGTCAGTGGCAGTCAGCCAGCAGACAGCGCAATTACCGAAACCATGCTGTCAGTGGTCAGTGAAAAAACCGGCTATCCGATTGAAATGCTGGAACTGACCATGAGCATGGATGCTGACCTGGGGATTGATTCCATCAAGCGGGTCGAGATCCTTTCCTGCCTGCAGGAAAGGCTGCCTTCAGCACCGGTAATTGGCCCTGACCAACTGGGTGTGCTGAATACCCTGGGGCAGATCGCTGATTACCTGGGGGCAGGAGCAGCACCCACAGCTGCAGTTGTTACAGCTGTCAGCGCAACTCAGCCAGCAGCCTCAAACATCACCGAGACCATGCTGGCAGTGGTGAGCGACAAGACCGGCTATCCCGTAGAGATGCTGGAACTGACCATGAGCATGGATGCTGATCTGGGAATTGATTCCATCAAGCGGGTGGAAATCCTTTCCTGTCTGCAGGAACGGCTGCCAACAGCGCCGGTAATCGGCCCTGATCAGCTTGGTGTGTTGAACACCTTGGGGCAGATTGCCGACTACCTGAGTGCCGGTACTGCAGCAACTGCACCAGCCCCAGCAGCAACACCGGTCCAGCCAACAGCTGCAGCAGCCCCCTCTCAAACCGTGCTGAACCGCAGCCGGATACAGGCTATGCCGGTTGCTGGTGGCTCTGACACCATCTCCCTGGCACAAAACGGAGTGATCGTGGTGACCGATGATGGTTCCCGCTTCTCTGCTGAACTGTGCAGCTGTCTGACCAGCCAGGGTCACGGCGTGATCCTGACCAAGGTACTGGATATCCTGGAACTGCTGCCCATGGATCAGGTGGCTGGTCTGGTGCTGGTGGCACCGGCTGACGGCACGGATGATGCCTTTCTGAAAAACGGATTCCAGTTGCTGAAGCAGATGGCTCCCGGCCTGAAACGGGCCAGCCGCGAAGGTGGCGCCCTGTTTGCTACGGTTTCACGCCTTGATGGCGCCTTTGGCTCCACAGAGGGATCAGAACTGATTGACCCGCTCTCGGGCGGTCTGGCAGGCTTGAGCAAGACTGCCCGCCATGAATGGCCGGAAGTGGCCTGCAAGGCGATTGATCTGGGGATCTTCCCTGACCGGTCTGCTGCTGCACAGGCAGTTGCCAGAGAGCTGTTTTTGAACGGCCCGATTGAGGTGGGGCTGTCAGCAGAACAACGGATCAGTCTGCCCCTGCAGGATCTGCCTGAACTGGCAACAGCTGCAACACCATCGGTCCAGCCGGGTGAACTGGTGGTGATTACCGGTGGCGGGCGCGGTGTGACTGCCGCTGCTGCGGTGGCCATGGCAAAGGCCTGGCAACCGCTGCTGGTGCTGCTGGGACGCAGCCCCCTGCCGGAACAGGAACCGGACTGGCTGCAGGGGATGACCGATGAAGCCGCCATCAAACGGGCAATCCTGACCCATGCCACAGAAAAACTGCATCCCCGTGAAATAGAGGAGCGTTATCAGGCCACGATTGCCGGTCGTGAACTGCGGGAAACCATGGCACAGATCCAGGCTGTGGGGGGCAGATCGCTCTACTGTTCTGTGGATATCCGTGACAGTCAGGCCGTGGCTGATCTGCTGGCTGACCTGCGCAAAGAACATGGCCAGATCCGCGGTCTGGTGCATGGCGCCGGTGTGCTGGCTGACCGTCTGATCGTTGACAAGACCAGGGAGCAGTTCAACCAGGTCTACAGCACCAAGGTGGCGGGCCTGCGCTCCCTGCTGGATGCCACCCGCGCTGATGACCTGCGCTTTATCGCCCTGTTCGGCTCCACTACCGGCCGTCTGGGACGCTCCGGTCAGGTGGATTATGCCGTGGCCAACGAGGTGCTCAACAAACTGGCCCAGGCCGAGGCGCGCCGTCGAGTAAACTGCCGTTCCCTCTGCCTTAACTGGGGCCCCTGGGATGGCGGCATGGTCACCCCGGCCCTGAAGAAAGTCTTTGCTGCTGAAGGGATCGGCCTGATTCCGCTGGAGGCCGGTGCTGACCTGCTGGTGAAGGAGATCGCCGCAGCAACCGGCCCGGTTGAAGTCACGGTGCTGGCCGGTGTCAAAGGAGCCTCTCTGTCCATTGATGCCCCGAAACCTGCTGCACCGCTTAAAGAGGCGCTGAGGCTGACCCTGAACGTGGATGATTTCCCGTTCATCAGCTCCCATGTCATTGACAACAAGGCAGTGCTGCCGATGGCCATGATTGTGGAATGGCTGGCCCACGCTGCCCTGCATGGCAACCCCGGTTTTCGCTTCCACGGTTTCAATGACCTGCGGATCTGTAAAGGGGTGATTATTGACCGTTCTACCCCCTGCACCCTCCAGCTGATGGCAGGCAAGGCCAAACGTCAGGATGCCTTTTACACCGTGCCGGTGGAACTGGTCAGCAGTCTGGGAGAAGGACGCAGCCTGCTGCATGCCCGGGCAGAGATCATCCTGGCAAACAAGCTGCCTGAAGGAATCCGCACCATCAAGGAACTGCCAAGCCACCCCTACAACCAGAGCAGCGCGGTCTATGACCAGCCCTACCTGTTCCACGGCCCTGACCTGCACGGCATTGAGCAGGTGATCGGCTGTTCTGACAAAGGGATTGCAGCACTGGTCAAGGCTGCTCCGCAGCCTGGCAACTGGATCAA